The genomic stretch gttttgttttgtttttttgtttgtttgtttttttttttttttttttttttttttttttttttttttttttaaggaaattacactccccttcCCTGTATGTTTCTCGTTCTCTTCAAATCATCGATATTTAATGCTGGGATTTCTACGACAGGTATGCTTGAAAGTGAAATTTTGGTGTTGCAGGCAAGGTAAGCACCTTCAATTCCTGGGTTCGAGTCAGATTTGTCTTGTTTTCTAATTCGTTTTGGGTGTCTAGTAATATTATTGTTCCTCCGTTGAGATTTCTCATATATGCTTTAGGATTTTTGAATATTGGTCGATGGGAGGCTTCTTTAGGGTTTCTGGTAGAGCTGCTTTTGtgcattttttatttggatttcGTTTTTGTTGATTCGGAGAGGAAATCATTGAATTTAGCATTTTCTGCATCCGTTGTTGAATGAGATGAAAGAGGACCTCGTAGCTGGTGATCAACGTTTGAAGCTGGAGAAAGATAGGGTGCCTTTGGGCAGATTGATtatcaagaagaaagagaatgagagcagTGCCGGTGTTTCTTTTGGGAAACAGAAACTATTCGAATCGAAGGAGAAGAATCACTGGGCTGATTCTCCCTCCAACAGCTCCAAGAAATCCAACTTATTGAGGTTGGAGGGAGTTATAtttaaagaaaggggaagggggtaaAAAAGTCATCTAACATCTGCTTCTAATAGTGTTAACACCACAAGGTATGTTTGTAATTACAAACTTCACAGGGGGTCTGagtgtaatacttgaaacatacaggggaggggagtgtaattttctttttctttttttattttttatttatttttttttttttttacaaaaatggaaaaaattaaattaatagaaaaaCTTAATACATCAATGTTATGGTGGGGAGGTTAATGCTAGAATGATTGTTCATGGGTCATAAAAAGCATAAGGAGAATCACAGTGTTGGTAGGCCTAAGCAAAAAATAGGTTAGGGGCGTAATATATTATTAACATCCAAAAACATCGGTTATGCTCCAAAGCCACGAAGTGGTACTCCTTTTAAAAAAATAGTTGTTCTAATTTTTCTGAGTTGCTCCATATTTATCTTACTTCCTATCCTTCCATCCGTGCTTACTTCAGTCCAAGAAGAGAAGGCCCTTGGTGCTAGTTTCAATAGTTTTTCCTATGAATAAATTAGCAGGTAATGAGACATATTTTCCGTTATGAATTATGCAATATGCCCATCCAGATGTGTTCTCTACCTTATTTAAAATGCTAGCATGGACCAAAATTGTTATCTTTCACCTATGTAGAttatttttctatctttttattttatcacaCTATTTTATAGTGAATAGATACATGATTTATTAAtcacaacaaaaagaaaagaactagtCAAACACTTAGAACAAATTGTTCATAATATGAAAAGGgtttatattttttctattgtGATACTAAATTTTTTCGGGTGTGCCTTAAAGAATAAGCTAACGTTGTTCATTTTTATATAATACAATCCATGTCTTTTCCTCCATTTTTTGTAAAGTGAAATAAGTAATTGTATAACTAGGTTTTTCACTAAATTTGTCACTATCAATTCAATTCTAATTCCTAGATTTGATGCTGCCCACAAACGTATGACATATGAATACGAAAGTAGAGCATACCAAtaatttcctttcattttcttggcatccaaacatagctttagtaagaaaataaaaataaaccacaTCTTCACCATCAAATACAAGAAAagacaatgggtaaaaagggaaaTGAATGCCCCAATACCgaaacaaaagaagggaaacatAAAAACTCTCTCCTCCCCAATCTTTCGCTGTATTAaagcaataataaaaaaaataaaaaaataaaaacttgaaCTTTCTTGCGAGTAAATGACAAGTCTCATCAATTTATTGGTATTAAATGATTTAAAATCTatggtttaaatggttcaaaccaaattgagctgcttttaacttttaaaagcaaaatcctaattattattattatttttttttttttctaatgatggaATATTCAAGCCTTTGGTCTGATTAGTCTCGCGAGCCCTATTGACCCCACAACTTCTTGAGGCAAAGGTCTCTTGCCAACTTGACTACCCTGTTAAGGTTAATAACCCAACCAATCATTAACTAATTTATTAATTCCAACTTACACAATTTGATTCCAATTCGACAAATGTTTCAACTCAAAATTCACACCAAGCCATTACAAACTAGTTCTGAGATTCTTCACCTGGCTAGGTGCATGATCCTTGCTCTCTTTGAAAAGtagcatataaaaaaaaaattaaaaaaaaaaaaaatccatgagaGTGCGAGTGCGAGTGCAAATGCAAGGGTTACATCTTAAAAACATAAGAGGGATAAAATGACTATCCCACCCCCTATGAATGATAATAATGTCTACCCTAATGCTTCTATATATGTTCTTATTATTCCATGTATTGATGTAGGACCACAGTCCCAGACATAACTCTTCCGACAAAAAATAATCGACAAGGTTGATCAACAGAGGAGCAGTTTACCACTACTAATAACCAACACTGACATGACGAATTCCCATAAATTTTCCACCAATACAAGCTTAGATAGttggatatatatatagtaCCATCTATTAAAATCCTTAAGGCTTAAACAGTAAATAAGAGTTGATGGAGGCCCATCCACttcaaaccccacccccccaaaaaaaaaaaaatgagagaccCATCCTGACTCCATGTCACGTCAACTATCACTTTCTCAAGATCCATTGACAGTTTGACAACATTTCAGAGAGCACTTACCACGTGTCAAATTTAGCTCCAGTGCGAAACAGTGAGCAACTATTTCTGCAACtcaaaaaaaaacctcaaggaATGGAGCCGGGCCAACCCAAATCGGACCACCAGAACAGAACCAGTCTACTTCTGGCCCTTCTTCTTCCACAGATCACTAAACATCCTCATCCCAGCACCCTTCCTCTTGCCGATTTCGAATCCATCGTCCAAATCGTCAGCCATGAGAGGCGATCCCACGATTCCACCGAATCCATCAGCCGCTCCGAACCCGCTCCCGATATGCTTATCCATGGATCCGCATCGGACTGCAACTCTCCTTCCGTTCATCTCCACACCATCAGAGAGTATTGCCGCCGCCGCATCTGCAGCTTTCTTCCATTGCTCCGTCTGCActtttagcttcttcatctCTGTCTCCAGCACCTCCTTCGCTGCTTCTACTGCTTCGTGTTTCTCTTTCAATCTGCATAGGTTAACCTTACTCTCTTCAAGCTCTTCTCCAATTTTGTTGAGCTTCAAGATGGATTCTTCTTCATTAGCTAAAGCTGAGGCTGCCTTAGCTCCTGCCTCCTTCGCCTGCCTCTTTAGCCTCTCGTTCTCTTCTCTTGAGATTTCCAATTCCTTCACCTTCTCTGTCAATTTCTCGTTCAGTGAAttgatttcttctttcaatTGGGCTGAATTGTCTGGTGATGGCTTCTCTGGTTCCAGCAACAGCTGtgttggtggtgatggtggttcTACACATTTCTCAACTTCCGTTCTTTtagtttcttcctcctcttcttccttttgagCTACCGTTTCTGTGAAATCGACTTTGGGGTCATGTTGAGGTTTAGTTTCAACTGGAACTTCGAAGACGTCGGTGGACTGATCTGGGTCGCAGagatttttttcatttgatgatGATTCATGGACTTCCTCGGGAGAAGGTGGTTGATGTTGATCTTCCTTTTGGGTCTCCGAGACGATTGGTTTCTGGGATTTCATTTCAAGCTCTCCTTGCGCTTCTTTTATGGCTGCTTCTGATTTCGGGGGTTTCTTTTGAAGCTCTCCTTGCGCTTCTTTTACGGCAGCTTCTGGTTTCTGGGCTTTCTTTTGAAGCTCTGCTTGAACTTCTTTTTTGGAAGCTTCAGCAGAAGCTAACTGGTCTTTAAGCTTCTTGAGTTCTTCCTGAGCATTACCCAGTTGTGATTCCAAGTCGGAAATGCGGGTTCCCAGCTTCTTCTGCTGCAACGAATCAGGCTGAGATCCTCTTGGAGATCGGCGTTCTGCAACTCCCAACTTTGGGCTCCGATCAACAATAGGTCGATGATGGTGATGATTATGATGGGAATCAGAATCAGAGCTCGAAGCTCTTACTGAAAGTGGA from Macadamia integrifolia cultivar HAES 741 chromosome 11, SCU_Mint_v3, whole genome shotgun sequence encodes the following:
- the LOC122094060 gene encoding interactor of constitutive active ROPs 4; translation: MPRSRGSELPQRQSPRGPLSVRASSSDSDSHHNHHHHRPIVDRSPKLGVAERRSPRGSQPDSLQQKKLGTRISDLESQLGNAQEELKKLKDQLASAEASKKEVQAELQKKAQKPEAAVKEAQGELQKKPPKSEAAIKEAQGELEMKSQKPIVSETQKEDQHQPPSPEEVHESSSNEKNLCDPDQSTDVFEVPVETKPQHDPKVDFTETVAQKEEEEEETKRTEVEKCVEPPSPPTQLLLEPEKPSPDNSAQLKEEINSLNEKLTEKVKELEISREENERLKRQAKEAGAKAASALANEEESILKLNKIGEELEESKVNLCRLKEKHEAVEAAKEVLETEMKKLKVQTEQWKKAADAAAAILSDGVEMNGRRVAVRCGSMDKHIGSGFGAADGFGGIVGSPLMADDLDDGFEIGKRKGAGMRMFSDLWKKKGQK